The proteins below are encoded in one region of Phaseolus vulgaris cultivar G19833 chromosome 1, P. vulgaris v2.0, whole genome shotgun sequence:
- the LOC137815132 gene encoding protein CELLULOSE SYNTHASE INTERACTIVE 1-like yields the protein MERNGDGRAQDSETLPPHSVLKMGLRERSNSSSMEDPDGTLASVAQCIEQLRQSSSSMQEKEYSLKQLLELIDIRENAFSAVGSHSQAVPVLVSLLRSGSSNVKIQAATVLGSLCKENELRVKVLLGGCIPPLLGLLKSSSAEGQVAAAKTIFAVSQGGAKDHVGSKIFSTEGVVPVLWEQLQKGLKTNVVDNLLTGALKNLSSSTDRFWNATIQAGGVDILIKLLKTGQSNTLANVCFLLGCMMMEDASVCSKLLTSEETKQLLKLLSPGNDAPVRAEAAGALKSLSAQCKDARKEIANSNGIPALINATIAPSKEFMQGEYAQALQENAMCALANISGGLSYVISSLGQSLESCSSPAQAADTLGALASALMIYDDNAESTRATDPLVVEQTLLEQFKPGLSFLVQERTIEALASLYSNPILSIKLANSDPKRLLVGLITMAANEVQDELLKSLLTLCNTECSLWRALQGREGVQLLISLLGLSSEQQQECAVALLCLLSNENDESKWAITAAGGIPPLVQILESGSAKAKEDSASILRNLCDHSEDIRACVESADAVPALLWLLKNGSSNGKEIAAKTLNHLIHKSDTATISQLTALLTSDLPESKAYVLDALKSMLSVVSLTDLLREGSAASDAVDTMIKLLSSTEEETQAKSVSALAGIFEMRKDVRESSIAVKTLWSAMKLLNVESESILMESSRCLAAIFLSIKENRDVVAIARDALPSLVSLANSSVLEVAELATCAVANLILDSEIAEKAVAEEVILAATRVLREGTISGKSHAAAAIARLLHSKRQVDYAVTDCVNRAGTVLALVSFLDFAISGLSSTSEALEALAMLSRLEVNGAHSKPAWAVLAEFPKSISPIVLSITDSTPVLQDKAIEILSRLCMDQPFVLGDIVVSASGCISSIAKRIINSTSQNIQVKIGGVAVLICAAKVNHQRLVEDLNLSNLCGNLVQSLVDILISSQATLGQRDDSRDVIRICRHTKEANEGKSSTGTTIISGANLAIWLLTVLACHDEKCKTAIMETGAIEFLSDRIANCFSLYSQIDYKEDSSMWICALLLAILFQDRDIIRAHATMKSIPALANLLKSEESANRYFAAQSIASLVCNGSRGTLLSVANSGAAGGLISLLGCADTDIQDLLELSDEFSLVHYPDQVALERLFRVDDIRVGATSRKAIPALVDLLKPIPERPGAPFLALGLLTQLAIDCPSNKIVMVEAGALEALSKYLSLGPQDATEEAATDLLGILFSSAEIRRHESAFGAVTQLVAVLRLGGRAARYRAAKALESLFSSDHIRNAETARQAVQPLVEILNTGLEREQHAAIAALVRLLSENPSKALAVADVEMNAVDVLCRILSSDCSMDLKRDAAELCSVLFGNTRIRSTMAAARCVEPLVSLLVSEFGPSHHSVVRALDRLVDDEQLAELVAAHGAVIPLVGLLYGRNYVLHEAISRALVKLGKDRPACKIEMVKAGIIESILDILHEAPDYLCAAFAELLRILTNNASIAKGPPAAKVVEPLFMLLIRQDFGPDGQHSALQVLVNILEHPQCRADYTLSSHQAIEPLIPLLDSPISAVQQLAAELLSHLLLEEHLQKDPVTQHVIGPLIRVLGSGIHILQQRAVKALVSIALLWPNEIAKEGGVIEISKVILQADPSIPHALWESAASVLASILQFSSEYYLEVPVAVLVRLLRSGLESTVVGALNALLVLESDDGTSAEAMAESGAIEALLELLRSHQCEETAARLLEALLNNVKIRETKVTKSAILPLSHYLLDPQTQAQQARLLATLALGDLFQNEGLARSSDAVSACRALVNVLEDQPTEEMKVVAICALQNLVMNSRSNKRAVAEAGGVQVILDLIGSSDPETSVQAAMFIKLLFSNHTIQEYASSETVRAITAAIEKDLWATGTVNEEYLKALNSLFSNFPRLRATEPATLSIPHLVTSLKTGSEATQEAALDALFLLRQAWSACSAEVSRAQSIAAADAIPLLQYLIQSAPPRFQEKAEFLLQCLPGTLVVIIKRGNNMKQSVGNPSVFCKLTLGNTPPRQTKVVSTGPNPEWEESFSWSFESPPKGQKLHISCKNKSKMGKSSFGKVTIQIDRVVMLGAVSGEYTLLPESKSGPSRNLEIEFQWSNK from the exons ATG GAAAGAAATGGTGATGGGAGGGCTCAAGATTCAGAGACTCTACCTCCCCATTCTGTTTTAAAGATGGGATTGAG AGAACGTAGCAACAGCAGCAGCATGGAGGATCCTGATGGGACATTAGCAAGTGTTGCCCAATGCATTGAGCAGCTGCGTCAGAGCTCATCTTCTATGCAGGAGAAAGAGTATTCTTTGAAGCAGTTATTGGAGCTTATTGATATTAGAGAAAACGCTTTCAGTGCTGTTGGATCTCATTCTCAGGCAGTTCCAGTACTTGTTTCCCTTCTCCGGTCAGGGTCTTCGAATGTGAAGATACAGGCAGCAACTGTATTGGGTTcactttgtaaagaaaatgagtTGAGGGTGAAAGTCTTGCTTGGAGGATGCATTCCACCTTTGCTTGGTCTACTCAAGTCCAGTTCTGCTGAAGGTCAAGTGGCTGCTGCAAAGACAATTTTTGCTGTTTCTCAAGGTGGTGCCAAAGATCATGTTGGATCAAAAATTTTTTCAACTGAAGGAGTGGTTCCAGTTCTATGGGAGCAGTTGCAGAAAGGCCTGAAGACAAATGTAGTTGATAATTTATTAACTGGGGCATTGAAAAATCTCTCCAGCAGCACTGATAGATTCTGGAATGCCACAATACAAGCTGGAGGGGTGGACATATTAATTAAGTTACTGAAAACAGGGCAGTCTAACACTTTAGCAAATGTGTGTTTTTTACTTGGCTGTATGATGATGGAGGATGCATCTGTTTGTTCAAAATTGTTGACTTCTGAGGAAACTAAACAACTCCTCAAACTTTTAAGCCCTGGTAATGATGCCCCTGTCAGGGCTGAAGCAGCCGGTGCTCTTAAATCTCTTTCTGCTCAGTGCAAAGATGCAAGAAAAGAGATAGCCAATTCCAATGGCATTCCTGCTTTGATTAATGCTACCATAGCTCCTTCCAAAGAGTTCATGCAGGGTGAGTATGCTCAAGCATTACAGGAGAATGCAATGTGTGCTTTAGCAAACATCTCTGGTGGTTTGTCATATGTCATCTCCAGTCTTGGTCAAAGCCTTGAATCATGCTCCTCGCCTGCCCAAGCTGCTGACACGTTGGGGGCTTTAGCTTCAGCTCTTATGATTTATGATGACAATGCAGAATCTACCAGGGCCACAGATCCTTTGGTAGTTGAGCAGACATTACTTGAACAATTTAAACCTGGCTTGTCATTCCTTGTACAGGAACGGACCATTGAAGCCCTAGCTAGTTTGTATAGCAATCCTATACTGTCAATCAAACTTGCAAATTCTGATCCAAAGCGTTTGCTTGTTGGTTTAATAACAATGGCTGCCAATGAAGTGCAAGATGAACTTCTAAAATCTCTCTTGACATTGTGCAATACTGAATGCAGTCTGTGGCGTGCACTTCAAGGCCGTGAAGGAGTTCAGCTGTTAATATCTCTTCTGGGGCTTTCATCGGAACAGCAGCAAGAATGTGCTGTTGCCCTCCTTTGCCTTTTATCTAATGAAAATGATGAAAGTAAATGGGCTATTACTGCTGCTGGTGGTATACCTCCTCTTGTTCAAATTTTGGAGTCAGGATCTGCAAAAGCAAAGGAAGACTCAGCGTCAATCCTTAGGAACCTATGTGATCACAGTGAGGATATACGTGCTTGTGTTGAAAGTGCTGATGCTGTTCCTGCATTGCTTTGGCTGTTGAAGAATGGAAGCTCAAATGGGAAGGAGATTGCAGCAAAGACTTTGAATCACTTAATTCATAAGTCTGATACAGCAACTATCAGTCAGCTTACAGCATTATTGACCAGTGATTTACCTGAATCTAAGGCTTATGTTTTAGATGCTTTGAAAAGTATGCTTTCAGTTGTTTCTCTTACTGATCTTCTACGTGAAGGTAGTGCTGCCAGTGATGCAGTTGATACAATGATAAAATTACTGAGCTCAACCGAGGAAGAAACTCAGGCAAAGTCTGTGTCTGCTCTGGCGGGAATTTTTGAAATGAGGAAAGATGTGCGTGAAAGCAGCATTGCTGTTAAAACTCTTTGGTCGGCAATGAAGTTGCTTAATGTTGAATCAGAAAGTATCTTAATGGAGTCCTCACGCTGCTTGGCTGCAATATTTCTTTCCATCAAAGAGAACAGGGATGTGGTTGCTATTGCTAGAGATGCTTTACCCTCCCTAGTTTCACTAGCTAACTCTTCAGTTTTGGAAGTGGCGGAGCTGGCAACATGTGCTGTGGCAAATCTTATTTTGGACAGTGAAATTGCTGAGAAAGCTGTTGCAGAAGAAGTCATATTGGCTGCTACCAGAGTATTACGTGAAGGCACAATTTCTGGAAAATCACATGCTGCTGCAGCAATTGCTCGCCTTTTACATTCTAAGAGGCAAGTTGATTATGCTGTAACTGATTGTGTGAATCGAGCTGGCACTGTTCTTGCATTAGTTTCTTTCTTAGACTTTGCTATCAGTGGACTTAGTTCCACATCAGAAGCTCTAGAAGCACTTGCCATGCTGTCCAGGTTAGAAGTGAATGGTGCACACAGTAAGCCTGCTTGGGCAGTTTTGGCTGAATTTCCTAAAAGCATCAGCCCAATAGTTCTGTCCATTACCGATTCAACGCCAGTGTTGCAGGATAAAGCTATTGAAATTTTATCTCGATTATGTATGGATCAACCTTTTGTTCTGGGAGACATTGTTGTTTCTGCCTCTGGATGTATATCTTCTATAGCTAAGAGGATAATCAATTCCACTTCTCAAAATATACAGGTCAAAATTGGAGGAGTTGCTGTTCTTATTTGTGCTGCTAAAGTAAATCACCAGAGGCTGGTGGAGGATCTCAATCTATCAAACTTGTGTGGTAATCTAGTTCAGTCTCTTGTCGACATACTTATTTCTTCACAGGCTACTTTGGGTCAGCGTGACGACAGCAGGGACGTTATCAGAATTTGCAGGCATACAAAAGAAGCCAATGAGGGTAAATCAAGCACTGGCACCACTATTATTTCCGGTGCCAACTTAGCTATATGGTTACTAACTGTTCTTGCTTGCCATGATGAAAAATGTAAAACTGCAATAATGGAGACGGGTGCAATTGAGTTTCTGAGTGACAGGATTGCAAATTGTTTCTCATTGTACAGTCAG ATTGACTACAAAGAAGATAGCAGCATGTGGATTTGTGCTTTGTTGTTGGCAATATTATTTCAGGACAGGGATATTATACGAGCACATGCAACCATGAAATCTATACCAGCACTTGCCAATTTATTGAAGTCAGAGGAATCAGCAAACAGATATTTTGCTGCACAATCAATAGCTAGCTTAGTCTGTAATGGTAGCAGGGGAACACTCCTGTCTGTGGCAAATTCTGGGGCAGCAGGTGGACTTATCTCCTTGCTTGGCTGTGCTGATACTGACATACAGGATCTTCTAGAATTGTCAGATGAATTTTCTTTGGTGCATTATCCTGATCAAGTTGCTCTTGAGAGGTTGTTTAGAGTTGATGACATAAGAGTTGGTGCCACTTCTCGGAAGGCAATACCTGCTCTAGTTGATCTGCTCAAACCAATTCCAGAACGTCCTGGTGCACCATTTTTAGCACTTGGGCTTTTGACTCAGCTTGCTATAGATTGTCCATCAAATAAGATTGTAATGGTTGAGGCAGGTGCCCTAGAGGCACTTTCTAAGTATCTTTCACTAGGTCCACAAGATGCAACGGAAGAAGCTGCTACGGATCTGTTAGGGATTCTGTTTAGCAGTGCAGAAATACGGAGACATGAATCAGCATTTGGAGCTGTTACTCAACTTGTAGCTGTACTGCGTTTAGGAGGAAGAGCTGCAAGGTATAGGGCTGCAAAAGCTTTGGAAAGTTTATTCTCCTCTGACCACATTAGAAATGCAGAGACTGCTCGACAAGCTGTCCAACCCTTGGTGGAGATTCTTAATACTGGTTTAGAGAGAGAGCAGCATGCTGCAATTGCTGCATTAGTTAGGTTATTGAGTGAAAACCCTTCAAAAGCACTCGCTGTTGCAGATGTAGAGATGAATGCAGTGGATGTTCTTTGTAGGATTCTTTCATCAGATTGTTCAATGGATCTCAAAAGGGATGCTGCTGAATTATGTTCTGTTCTTTTTGGAAATACAAGGATTCGGTCCACAATGGCTGCTGCACGTTGTGTTGAACCCCTTGTCTCTCTCCTTGTAAGTGAGTTTGGTCCTTCTCACCATTCAGTTGTGCGGGCATTGGATAGACTTGTTGATGATGAGCAACTAGCTGAATTAGTTGCTGCACATGGTGCAGTTATTCCTCTTGTTGGGCTACTTTACGGAAGGAATTATGTACTTCATGAGGCCATTTCCAGAGCTCTGGTCAAGTTGGGAAAAGACAGGCCAGCTTGCAAAATAGAAATGGTGAAAGCTGGAATTATTGAAAGCATACTTGACATCCTTCATGAAGCACCTGATTATCTATGTGCAGCTTTTGCTGAATTGTTGCGTATATTGACCAATAATGCTAGCATAGCTAAAGGACCACCGGCTGCTAAAGTCGTTGAACCGCTGTTTATGTTGCTAATAAGACAAGACTTTGGACCAGATGGACAACACAGTGCATTGCAGGTTTTGGTTAATATCTTAGAACACCCACAGTGTCGTGCTGATTACACACTGTCTTCTCACCAAGCTATTGAACCTCTTATCCCTTTGCTTGATTCTCCAATATCAGCAGTGCAACAGTTGGCAGCTGAGCTTCTCTCACATCTTCTTTTAGAAGAACACCTTCAGAAAGATCCAGTAACACAGCATGTAATTGGCCCTCTTATACGAGTTCTTGGTTCTGGTATACATATATTGCAACAGAGAGCTGTGAAGGCCCTGGTCAGTATTGCACTGCTATGGCCAAATGAAATTGCAAAAGAGGGTGGTGTTattgaaatttcaaaagttATATTGCAAGCAGATCCTTCCATTCCTCATGCTTTATGGGAATCAGCGGCATCTGTTTTGGCTAGTATTCTGCAATTTAGTTCTGAATACTACCTGGAAGTTCCAGTTGCTGTTTTGGTTAGGCTGCTTAGATCTGGCTTAGAAAGCACAGTTGTTGGTGCATTAAATGCTCTCCTTGTGTTGGAAAGTGACGATGGAACTAGTGCCGAAGCAATGGCTGAAAGTGGTGCCATAGAGGCTCTCTTAGAGCTCCTAAGATCTCATCAGTGCGAGGAAACTGCTGCAAGACTCTTAGAAGCATTGCTGAACAATGTAAAGATCAGAGAAACAAAAGTTACTAAATCAGCCATCTTACCATTATCCCATTATCTATTGGACCCACAAACCCAAGCACAACAAGCAAGGTTATTAGCAACATTGGCTCTTGGCGATCTATTTCAGAACGAGGGTCTTGCCCGGTCAAGTGATGCAGTTTCAGCTTGTCGTGCTTTAGTGAATGTGCTTGAAGACCAACCAACTGAAGAAATGAAAGTTGTAGCCATATGTGCTCTACAAAACCTTGTGATGAACAGTCGATCAAATAAAAGAGCAGTTGCAGAGGCTGGTGGGGTTCAGGTTATTCTGGATCTGATAGGTTCAAGTGATCCTGAAACATCTGTTCAGGCTGCAATGTTTATTAAACTTCTATTTTCAAATCATACCATTCAAGAGTATGCTTCTAGTGAAACAGTCAGAGCAATAACTG CTGCTATTGAAAAGGACTTATGGGCTACTGGAACTGTGAACGAAGAGTATCTTAAAGCCTTAAATTCTCTTTTTAGCAACTTCCCTAGACTGAGAGCAACTGAGCCAGCAACACTTAGCATTCCCCATCTGGTTACATCCTTAAAGACAGGCTCTGAGGCTACTCAGGAAGCTGCCTTGGATGCACTTTTCCTGCTTAGGCAAGCTTGGTCAGCATGTTCAGCAGAAGTTTCAAGAGCTCAATCAATAGCAGCTGCAGATGCTATTCCTTTGCTGCAGTACTTAATCCAGTCTGCCCCTCCTCGCTTTCAGGAGAAGGCAGAGTTTTTATTGCAGTGTTTGCCTGGAACCTTGGTGGTGATCATCAAGCGTGGTAACAATATGAAGCAATCTGTTGGAAACCCAAGTGTTTTTTGCAAGCTTACGCTTGGAAACACTCCTCCAAGGCAAACCAag GTGGTCTCAACTGGCCCTAATCCGGAGTGGGAAGAGAGCTTTTCATGGTCCTTTGAGAGTCCTCCAAAAGGCCAGAAGCTTCACATATCTTGCAAAAACAAGAGCAAAATGGGAAAG AGTTCATTTGGGAAAGTGACAATCCAGATCGATCGGGTAGTAATGCTAGGAGCAGTATCTGGAGAGTACACTTTGTTGCCAGAAAGTAAGAGTGGCCCCTCGAGGAATTTAGAAATAGAATTCCAGTGGTCTAACAAGTGA
- the LOC137815146 gene encoding aspartic proteinase-like protein 1, which yields MRWRLLLLLLLLELTARAMPLSITFSARLVHRFADEIKPVRIPTGDWPERRSLRYYQMLLADDILRRKIKLGGARYQLLFPTHGSKTLSLGNDFGWLHYTWIDIGTPSTSFLVALDAGSDLLWIPCDCVQCAPLSSSYYSNLDRDLNEYSPSRSLSSKHLSCSHHLCDNSSNCKSSQQQCPYMVSYLSDNTSSSGLLVEDILHLQSGGGLSNSSVQAPVVFGCGMKQSGGYLDGVAPDGLLGLGPGESSVPSLLAKSGLIHNSFSLCFNEDDSGRMFFGDQGSTIQQSTPFLPLDGLYSTYIVGVESSCIGNTCLKMTGFKAQVDSGTSFTFLPGHAYGAIAEQFDQQVNGSRSSFEGSPWEYCYVPSSQELPKVPSLTLMFQQNNSFVVYNPVFVFYGNEGVIGFCLAIQPTEGDMGTIGQNFMTGYRLVFDRENKKLAWSRSNCQDLSIGKRMPLSPNETSPNPLPSDEQQRTNGHAVAPAVAGRAPHKSSAALSRMISSCRVYWHCYLFLLFQLVSTSY from the exons ATGCGTTGGCGGTTGCTGCTACTGTTGTTGTTGTTGGAGCTAACGGCACGCGCAATGCCGCTTTCCATCACGTTTTCCGCGCGCCTCGTTCACCGCTTCGCCGACGAAATCAAACCGGTTCGAATCCCGACCGGCGACTGGCCAGAGCGGCGGAGCTTGCGCTACTACCAGATGCTTCTCGCCGACGACATTCTCAGACGCAAGATCAAACTCGGAGGCGCTCGCTACCAGCTTCTGTTTCCTACTCACGGTAGCAAAACGTTGTCTCTAGGCAACGACTTCGGCTG GTTACATTACACGTGGATTGATATTGGAACACCGAGTACTTCGTTTCTCGTGGCGTTGGACGCAGGCAGTGATCTTCTTTGGATTCCGTGTGATTGCGTACAGTGTGCTCCATTGTCATCGAGTTACTATTCCAATCTG GATAGAGATCTGAATGAATATAGTCCGTCTCGATCGTTATCCAGCAAGCATCTATCTTGCAGCCATCACTTGTGTGATAATAGTTCGAATTGTAAAAGTTCCCAGCAGCAGTGTCCGTACATGGTCAGTTACTTGTCAGATAATACATCGAGTTCTGGATTGTTAGTTGAGGACATACTGCATCTTCAGTCTGGTGGCGGTTTATCAAACTCGTCTGTTCAGGCTCCAGTTGTTTTTGG GTGTGGTATGAAGCAAAGTGGCGGTTACTTGGATGGGGTTGCCCCCGATGGTCTATTAGGTTTGGGACCTGGGGAGAGTTCAGTTCCGAGTCTTCTTGCTAAGTCCGGATTAATCCACAATTCGTTTTCCTTGTGCTTTAATGAAGATGATTCTGGTAGAATGTTTTTTGGGGACCAGGGATCAACCATCCAACAGTCTACTCCGTTCTTGCCTTTGGATGGATTATA TTCAACGTACATTGTTGGAGTGGAGTCATCTTGTATTGGGAACACTTGTCTTAAAATGACAGGTTTTAAAGCACAGGTTGATAGCGGAACGTCTTTTACATTTCTTCCTGGCCATGCCTATGGAGCAATAGCCGAGCAG TTTGATCAACAAGTAAATGGTTCAAGATCTAGCTTTGAAGGATCTCCTTGGGAGTATTGCTATGTACCCAG TTCACAAGAATTGCCAAAGGTTCCCAGCTTAACTCTCATGTTCCAGCAGAATAACAGTTTTGTGGTCTATAATCCCGTGTTTGTATTCTATGGCAATGAG GGAGTCATTGGATTTTGTTTAGCCATACAGCCAACAGAAGGGGATATGGGAACAATTGGAC AGAACTTCATGACTGGATACCGTTTGGTATTTGATAGGGAAAACAAGAAGCTAGCGTGGTCACGCTCAAATT GTCAGGATCTGAGTATAGGTAAGAGGATGCCCCTTTCTCCAAATGAGACTTCACCAAACCCATTGCCTTCAGATGAGCAACAAAGAACGAACGGGCATGCAGTTGCTCCAGCTGTTGCTGGAAGAGCTCCCCACAAATCTTCAGCAGCTTTATCGCGGATGATTTCATCGTGCCGGGTATATTGGCACTGCTATTTGTTTCTTCTATTTCAACTTGTGTCTACCTCTTACTGA